From Blattabacterium cuenoti, a single genomic window includes:
- the rseP gene encoding RIP metalloprotease RseP — protein MSSILIRSIQLLLSISILVVVHELGHFIIAQVFKVRVERFFLFFDPWFSIFKKKIGHTIYGLGWLPLGGYVKISGMMMDNKNILSKNKNWEFRSKSPIKRLLIISGGIIFNILLSILIFTFLLFKYGETYLPTKNVKYGIEVDSIGEKIGLRNGDKILFINDKYIPYFNEIPKEILLGNSITIDRMGHIIKLPLDDKKKKFIFDRKELNFFIKPRVPPIINYMIKNSKAEKYGLKNNDEILAINSEFVLFSDQLKDLLSKYKNENILISINRNGKLIQKEIFLDSKGILGIYLKNFMDLDQIFLFEKKKYSFLESFPHGTKKAYDVLKNQIFFLKNVFHIETKAYKQIGSFFSIAKEFPSKWNWGIFWTLTGTLSIWLAFLNLFPIPSLDGGYILFIMIEMITRKKINEEIIERSTVYGFVIISLIMMSIIIWDIFKVFIS, from the coding sequence ATGTCATCAATTTTAATTAGATCTATACAATTGCTACTTAGTATTTCTATATTAGTTGTTGTTCATGAATTAGGTCATTTTATTATAGCTCAAGTCTTTAAAGTTAGAGTAGAAAGATTTTTTTTATTTTTTGATCCTTGGTTTTCAATTTTTAAAAAAAAGATAGGACATACAATTTATGGATTAGGTTGGTTACCTTTAGGAGGATACGTTAAAATATCTGGAATGATGATGGATAACAAAAATATTTTATCAAAAAATAAAAATTGGGAATTTAGATCTAAATCCCCCATCAAAAGACTGTTAATCATTTCTGGAGGAATTATTTTTAATATATTGTTATCCATTTTGATTTTTACTTTTTTATTGTTTAAATATGGAGAAACTTATCTTCCTACAAAAAATGTGAAATATGGAATAGAAGTTGATTCCATAGGAGAAAAAATTGGATTAAGAAATGGAGATAAAATTTTATTTATCAACGATAAGTATATTCCATATTTCAATGAAATTCCTAAAGAAATTCTTTTGGGAAATTCTATTACTATAGATCGTATGGGTCATATTATAAAATTACCATTAGATGATAAAAAGAAAAAATTTATTTTTGATCGAAAAGAACTTAATTTTTTTATTAAACCGCGTGTTCCTCCTATCATAAATTATATGATCAAAAATTCTAAAGCAGAAAAATATGGATTAAAAAATAATGATGAAATATTAGCTATTAATTCTGAATTTGTTCTTTTTTCTGATCAATTAAAAGATTTATTATCAAAATACAAAAATGAAAATATATTAATATCTATAAATAGAAATGGAAAATTAATTCAAAAAGAAATTTTTTTAGATTCAAAAGGGATTTTGGGTATTTATTTAAAAAACTTTATGGATTTAGATCAAATTTTTTTATTCGAAAAAAAGAAATACTCTTTTTTAGAGAGCTTTCCTCATGGAACAAAAAAAGCTTATGATGTTTTAAAAAATCAAATCTTTTTTTTGAAAAATGTTTTTCATATAGAAACTAAAGCTTATAAACAAATAGGAAGTTTTTTTTCCATTGCTAAAGAATTTCCATCTAAATGGAATTGGGGTATTTTTTGGACTTTAACAGGTACTTTATCTATTTGGTTAGCGTTTTTAAATTTATTCCCTATACCATCATTAGATGGAGGTTATATTTTATTTATCATGATTGAAATGATTACAAGAAAAAAAATAAATGAAGAAATTATTGAACGTAGTACTGTTTATGGATTTGTCATTATTAGTTTAATAATGATGTCGATCATAATTTGGGATATTTTCAAAGTTTTTATTTCTTGA
- a CDS encoding alpha/beta fold hydrolase, producing MSIRKDRKFLLKTTQFPKLYIAGLYDMVLDVKKIYEETKNGNQIYFVAIPTGHMGHIEKPKEIIKILENFIDFSIFY from the coding sequence AGAAAGTTTTTATTAAAAACAACCCAATTTCCAAAATTGTATATAGCTGGTTTATATGATATGGTTCTTGATGTAAAAAAAATTTATGAAGAAACTAAAAATGGAAATCAAATTTATTTTGTAGCTATACCTACAGGTCATATGGGGCATATAGAAAAACCTAAAGAAATAATAAAAATATTAGAAAATTTTATAGATTTTTCTATTTTTTATTAG
- a CDS encoding 5-formyltetrahydrofolate cyclo-ligase encodes MNKKKLRKKYLHMRRYISQNEIRKMSYDIFFQLKKIFFIWEKKLYHIFIPIQKFREINTFIIINFLLKKEKCVTIPCSNFHKLSIENCLFHENTILIKKKHGILEPIPMHKYIISISMIEVIFIPLLIFDLKGYRIGYGKGFYDRFIPLCKKNVMKIGLSYFSPIKKIQNIHKNDLFLDIGITPSQIFLFDKNSRNKNFENIPNYDRHHY; translated from the coding sequence ATGAATAAAAAAAAATTACGTAAAAAATATTTGCATATGAGAAGATATATTTCTCAAAATGAAATTAGAAAAATGAGTTATGATATTTTTTTTCAGCTAAAAAAAATATTTTTTATATGGGAAAAGAAACTTTATCATATTTTTATACCAATACAAAAATTTCGAGAAATAAATACATTTATAATCATCAATTTTTTACTAAAAAAAGAAAAATGTGTGACTATTCCTTGTTCTAACTTTCATAAGTTATCTATAGAAAATTGTTTATTTCATGAAAATACCATATTAATCAAAAAAAAACATGGAATTTTAGAACCTATTCCAATGCATAAGTATATTATTTCTATTTCTATGATTGAAGTCATATTTATTCCTTTATTAATATTTGATTTAAAAGGTTATAGAATCGGTTACGGAAAAGGTTTTTATGATAGATTTATTCCTTTATGCAAAAAAAATGTTATGAAAATAGGTTTAAGTTATTTTTCTCCCATAAAAAAAATCCAAAATATACATAAAAATGATTTATTTCTGGATATAGGAATTACACCTAGTCAAATTTTTTTATTCGATAAAAATTCAAGAAATAAAAACTTTGAAAATATCCCAAATTATGATCGACATCATTATTAA
- a CDS encoding FeoA family protein — MNLSNLKKGEKGIIKGYKNDNFPVKLLELGVLPGVKIEILFVSIFYDPLCISYDQSCLALRKKEAENIIVEPIIHKNK; from the coding sequence TTGAATTTATCTAATCTTAAAAAAGGAGAAAAAGGGATTATTAAGGGATATAAAAATGATAATTTTCCTGTCAAATTATTAGAATTAGGAGTTTTACCTGGTGTAAAAATTGAAATACTTTTTGTTTCTATTTTTTATGATCCATTATGTATAAGTTATGATCAATCTTGTTTAGCTTTACGAAAAAAAGAAGCTGAAAACATTATAGTTGAACCTATTATTCACAAAAATAAATAA